The following proteins are co-located in the Spea bombifrons isolate aSpeBom1 chromosome 3, aSpeBom1.2.pri, whole genome shotgun sequence genome:
- the FARSB gene encoding phenylalanine--tRNA ligase beta subunit: MPTVSVKRDLLYQALGRTYTDEEFDELCFEFGLELDEITSEREIISREKGDVKADGASDVILFKIDVPANRYDLLCLEGLVRGLQVFKERIEAPRYKRITPDDKQLQRLFITEETSLVRPHAVAAVLRNITFTQERYESFIDLQDKLHQNVCRRRTLVAIGTHDLDTISGPFIYTAKPPSEIRFKPLNQSKEYSAPEVMELYRTDSHLKHFLHIIEDKPVYPVIYDSNGILLSMPPIINGDHTKITLNTRNVFIECTATDLTKAKIVLDILVTMFSEYCDEPFTVEAAEVIYPDGRTCIYPELSYRKESIHAEKINGNIGISETPSRLANLLTRMCLKSEVLEDGKQIEIEIPPTRADIIHACDIVEDAAVAFGFNKIPKVIPKTYTIANQLPLNKLTELLRQDLAAAGFTEALTFALCSTDDIADKLGVPVSSTKAVHIANPKTAEFQVSRTTLIPGLLKTIAANRKMPLPLKLFEISDVVLKDSSRDVGARNHRHLCAVYYNKNPGFEVIHGLLDRIMQLLAVCPGGENGYHIKAAQDPAFFPGRCAEILAGGRSIGKLGVLHPDVITKFDLTLPCSALEITVEPFL, encoded by the exons ATGCCGACTGTCAGTGTTAAGAGAGACCTGCTGTACCAGGCCTTGGGCCGTACTTACA CTGATGAAGAATTTGATGAGCTATGTTTTGAGTTCGGCCTGGAGTTAGATGAGATT ACCTCAGAGAGAGAAATTATTAGCAGGGAAAAGGGTGATGTAAAGGCAGACGGGGCGTCAGATGTCATTCTCTTCAAGATTGATGTACCTGCTAACCGCTATGACCTGCTATGTCTGGAAGGGCTGGTGCGGGGGCTGCAAGTCTTCAAAGAAAG gatAGAGGCACCCAGATATAAACGGATTACCCCGGATGATAAACAGCTGCAAAGGCTTTTTATCACAGAGGAG ACCTCTCTAGTTCGCCCCCATGCCGTGGCTGCCGTGCTAAGGAACATCACATTTACGCAAGAGAGATATGAAAGTTTTATTGACCTGCAAGACAAGCTTCATCAGAACGTCTGCAG GCGGAGGACATTGGTGGCCATCGGAACACATGACTTGGACACCATCTCAGGGCCTTTTATTTACACAGCTAAGCCACCATCTGAAATCCGATTCAAGCCCCTGAACCAAAGCAAGGAATACAGCGCCCCGGAGGTGATGGAGCTCTATAGG ACTGACAGCCATCTCAAGCATTTCCTGCACATCATCGAAGATAAGCCAGTTTACCCTGTAATCTATGACAGCAACGGGATTTTACTGTCTATGCCGCCGATAATCAACG GCGATCATACGAAAATCACCTTGAATACACGGAATGTGTTCATCGAGTGCACTGCAACAGACTTAACCAAG GCTAAAATAGTTCTCGATATCTTGGTTACCATGTTCAGTGAATATTGCGACGAACCCTTCAC tGTTGAAGCGGCTGAGGTTATCTACCCGGATGGAAGAACATGTATTTACCCG gaATTGTCTTATCGTAAAGAATCTATACatgctgaaaaaataaatggtaacATCGGAATCAG CGAGACACCGTCCAGACTGGCAAACTTGCTCACACGAATGTGCCTGAAATCCGAGGTGCTGGAGGACGGAAAGCAGATCGAGATAGAAATCCCCCCAACGCGAGCAGATATCATTCACGCCTGCGACATTGTGGAGGACGCGGCCGTTGCGTTTGGGTTCAATAAAATTCCGAAGGTCATTCCGAAAACATACACTATAGCAAATCAG TTGCCCCTGAATAAGCTCACAGAATTACTGCGTCAGGACCTGGCTGCTGCCGGATTCACAGAGGCACTGACGTTTGCCTTG TGCTCCACAGATGACATTGCTGATAAACTTGGTGTTCCTGTTTCATCCACTAAGGCCGTGCACATTGCAAATCCTAAAACTGCCGAATTTCAG GTGTCTCGTACAACCCTAATTCCAGGGCTGCTCAAAACTATCGCTGCAAATCGGAAAATGCCTCTTCCTCTGAAGCTGTTTGAGATCTCTGATGTGGTACTGAAGGACTCTTCTCGAG ATGTAGGGGCCCGGAATCACAGACACCTCTGTGCGGTTTATTATAACAAGAACCCTGGATTTGAAGTGATTCATGGCCTGTTGGACCGGATAATGCAGCTTTTGGCAGTGTGTCCCGGCGGCGAGAACGGATACCATATCAAGGCTGCGCAAG ACCCGGCTTTCTTTCCCGGACGTTGTGCTGAGATCCTGGCTGGTGGACGCAGCATCGGAAAACTAGGTGTCCTCCACCCGGACGTCATAACGAAATTTGACCTGACCCTGCCGTGTTCTGCCCTTGAAATAACCGTGGAGCCTTTTTTATAA